The window TCTGGGCGTCATGGGCCTGGGCGCAGAACTCGTCGACCGGGAGGCCCTTCTCCTTCGCCGCCAGTTCGGCCGGGGTGCCGTGCTCGTCCGTCGCGCAGATGTAGAGGACGTCGTGGCCGCGCTGGCGGAGGTACCTGGCGTACACGTCCGCCGGGAGCATGGACCCCACCATGTTGCCCAGGTGCTTGATCCCGTTGATGTACGGAAGGGCGCTGGTGATGAGGTGTCGAGCCATTGCGGGCTGCTCCCGGGTCGTTACGTGGGGTGACGGTTCGGTGGGTGATGCTTCGATCGTCGACCGTCTTACGAACCTTGAAATCGTAGCCGACATGGGTGGGCCGCCCGCTCCCCCTTTTATGGGGTGAGAAGCGGGCGGCCCGGTGGTTGTTCCTGTGGGGTTACGTGGGTCTACGGGCGCCAGTTCGCCAGTACGCCCTCGTAGACCTCCGTGTCCGTGAGCTCGCGCGGGGTCGGGCCCGCGTGGAAGAAGGCGGTGTTGTCCGTCTTGAGCTTGCGGAGGTAGTCGAAGGCCTTGTTGTCCTGCTCGCCGAACGCGACGAACGAGAAGAAGACGCCGGGGTGGTTCTTCGCCGCGTCCGTGAGGGACTGGGTCGCGGGGGTCTTGGCGTCCGGGGCGCCGTCCGTCTGGAAGATCACGAGGGCCGGGGCGGTGGGGGCGTCCGACTTCTCGTGGTGGGTGAGGACTTCCTGTACGGCGGCGTGGTAGCTCGTACGTCCCATGCGGCCGAGGCCCGCGTGGAGTTCGTCGATCTTGTTCTCGTGGTCGGTGAGGGCGAGTTCGCCGGTGCCGTCCAGTTCGGTGGAGAAGAAGACGACGTGGACCGTGGCGGTGGGGTCCAGGTGGGCGGCCAGGGCGAGGGTCTGCTCGCCGAGGGCCTGGGCGGAGCCGTCCTTGTAGTACGGGCGCATGCTCGCGGAGCGGTCCAGGACGAGGTAGACCTTGGCTCGGGTGCCGGTGAGGTTGTTCTTGGTGAGGGTGGTGGCGGCGGCGTTGTAGGCGGTGGTGAGGCCGGGGGCGCAGGTCTTTAGCGTGGTGAGGGTGGTGGCGGGGGCCGCCTCCTCGGACTCGGCTTCGCCTTCGTCCGCATCCGTTTTCCCACCCGCACCGCCGATGGGCTCCGCCGGGAGGGGGGCCGGGGTGGGCTCGGCGGTGACCTCGGGTGCCGGCTCGTCGTGGTGCACCCGGCCTCCGGCCGGGTTGTCGTTCCCACCCGCACCGCCCGTGACGCTTTCGTCGTCGACTGCGGGTGGCCCCTGTGGGGCGTCCTCGCCGTCGGCGACCGCGGGCTCGTCCGCCTGCACGGCGACGGGCTCGGGGGTGATCTCGGCAACCACGGGCTCCGCCTCGGGGACGGCCTCGACAACCACGGACTCGGGTTCGGGCTCGACGACCGGCTCGGGCTCCGGGGTCACGTCGGCGACGACGGGCTCCGGCTCGGGTTCGGCGATGGGCTCAGCCTCGACCTCGGCCTCCGGCTCGGCGTCAACCGCGGGCTCGGCCTTGGCCTCCACCTCGGCCTCTGCCTCCACGACGGACTCAGGCTTCACCTCGGCCTCAGCCTCGGGCGCGACGATCGGCTCGGGCTCAGCCACGGGCTCGGCCTTGACTTCCGCGACCGGCTCAGGCTCGACGACGGCCTCGGCCTCGACGACCGGCTCAGCCTCCGCCTCCACGACCGGCTCGGCCTTCGTCGACGGCTCGGGCTTGGTCTCGACGACCGGCTCGGCTTCTGCCACCGGCTCAGCCTCAACCACCGGCTCGGGCTCGATGACCGGCTCGGCCTTGGCTGTCGGCTCGGCGACCGGCTCGGCCTCGACCGGCGGCTCTGCCACGGGCTCGGCCTCAGCGACAGGCTCAGCCGTCGGCTCGGGCTTTGCCTTTTCGGTTGGCTCGGCCTTCGTTTCCGGTTCTGCCGTTGGAGACGTCTGCTTTGGGACCGTCACATTGTCGAAGGCCGCTGAAACCAGTTCGTCCACCACCGAGGCCTTTGGTGCCTTGGGCTCGGTGGCGGGGGCCGGCACGGTGACCTGCGGCTCGGCCGCTGTAGGCACCGGCTCGGGAGCCGTCTCCTGTCGGGCCGCCGGCACGCTCGGCTCGGCGGCAGGGGTGGCGGCAGCAGCGGCAGCGTCCCCCTTGCGTGACTTTCCGAACGCATTCCGCAGGCGGGTGAGAATGCCCATGTGCGCAACCCTTCGCATGAGTTGGTTCCGTCAATCCCTGGCCAGGACGGACACGTAAGGTTAGCCGCAGGATTTGGAGATCTTGGGCAGGGTCGATTATGGCCCCCAAGTTAGGTTCCCCTTACCTTCCCTTTGCCTCGACTCCCCTGCGGACTCCGGGGGTTCACCCGCCGTTCACCTCTTGGCTGCGCCCACGAACGGGCGTGCCCATAGCGTCACGCCCGACACAGACATAGGGGAGGGAACGTGCGCAACCTGCTGCCGTTGATCGGCTCGACCGGCTCACACCCGGGCGGTCGTTCTGAGATGACCTGTCGGTTCCGCTGTGGTGACGCCTGCTTCCACCCGGCGCCCAACACCAGCGCCAACGAATACGTCGGCGACGTCATCGCCGGAGCGCTCAGCCGCCGTTCCATGATGCGCGCGGCGGCCGCCGTGACCGTCACCGCGGCCGCCGGGGGCGCGGTCGTCGGCGCGGGCGCGACCCCGGCCGCCGCCCAGGCGCCCGAGGGCACGCCCGCCGCCTTCACCGGCGGCAAGGCCGCCCGCGGCCTCCGCTTCACGCCCGTCGCGCCGAACACCGCCGACGCCGTGACCGTCCCCGAGGGCTACGGCCAGAACGTCGTCATCCGCTGGGGCGAGCCCATCCTGCGCGGTGCCCCGGCCTTCGACCCGAACAGGCAGACCGCCCAGGCGCAGGCCGGCCAGTTCGGCTACAACTGCGACTTCCTCGCCCTGCTCCCGCTGCGGGGCGAGCGCGGCCGCCAGCTGCTCGTGGCGAACCACGAGTACACGGACGAAATCCTGATGTTCAAGGGTTACGACGCCGCCAACCCCACCCGCGAGCAGGTGGAGGTCGCCTGGGCCGCCCACGGTCTGGGCGTCGTCGTGGTCGAGGAGGACCGGAAGAGCGGCAGGCTCACCGCCGTGCCCCGCCACCACCTCAACCGCCGCGTCACCGCGACCACCGAGTTCCGGGTGACCGGTCCGGCGGCCGGCTCGAACCTCCTCAAGACCTCCGCCGACCCGACCGGCAAGAAGGTCCTCGGCACGCTCAACAACTGCGCCGGCGGCGAGACCCCCTGGGGCACCACGCTGCACGGCGAGGAGAACTTCAACCAGTACTTCGCCAACGCGAGCCGTCCCACGGACGCGCGCTACGGCATCGGCACCGGCGCCACCGAGCGCAAGTGGGAGCGTTTCGACAAGCGCTTCGACGTCGCCCAGGAGCCGAACGAGGTGCACCGCTTCGGCTACATCGTCGAGCTGGACCCGTACGACCCCACCTCGACGCCCCGCAAGCGCACCGCGCTCGGCCGGTTCAAGCACGAGGGCGCGACCATCCGCCTCACCGACGACGGCCGCCCGGTCGCCTACTCCGGCGACGACGAGCGCTTCGACTACATGTACAAGTTCGTCGGCAGCAAGCGGATGCGCCACGGCAACAGCCGCTCCGCCCGCGAGCACAACCTGACCCTCCTCGACGAGGGCACCCTGTACGTCGCCAAGCTCACCGGCGACTCCCCGGCGACCGAGATCGACGGCACGGGCAAGCTCCCGGCGGACGGCGAGTTCGACGGCAGCGGTACGTGGATCCCGCTGGCCACCGCCACCGCCAAGGGCGCCGTCTCGCACGTCGAGGGCATGACCGCCGAGGAGGTGTACGTCTTCACGCGCCTCGCCGGTGACAAGGTGGGCGCCACGAAGATGGACCGCCCCGAGGACATCCAGCCCTCGCCGCACACCGGCAAGGTCTACGTCGCCCTCACCAACAACACCAACCGCGGTGTCGGCTCCAACGCCAAGGCCGACGAGGCCAACCCGCGCAACGCCAACAAGCACGGGCACATCCTGGAGCTCACCGAGCGCCGCAACCGCGCCGACGCCACGACCTTCGCCTGGTCGCTGTTCCTCGTCGCGGGCGACCCGAAGGACCCGGCCACGTACTTCGCCGGCTTCCCGAAGGACAAGGTCAGCCAGATCTCCTGCCCGGACAACGTGGCCTTCGACCCGCACGGCAACCTGTGGATCTCCACGGACGGCGCCCAGCTCGGCTCCCACGACGGCCTGTTCGGCGTGGCGACGAAGGGCGACCGGCGCGGTGAGCTGAAGCAGTTCCTGACCGTGCCGAAGGGCGCCGAGACCTGCGGCCCCATCGTCCAGGACCGCCGCGTCCTCGTGGCGGTCCAGCACCCGGGCGAGATCACCGGCGCGACCGTCGAGAACCCCGCCAGCATCTGGCCCGACGGTCCCGGCAAGATGGTCCGCCCGGCAGTGGTGGCGGTCTGGCGCAAGGACGGCTGCGACATCGGCACCTGATCCACAACAGGGGTGCCCTCTCCAGGAAGAGGGCACCCCTGTTGCTTTGGTCTTTGTCTTTACCTTTGCCTTTGTCTTTTAGGGGCGCGGGGAACTGCGCGACCAGCCCCCACCGAACCCGCACCCGACACACGACCCGGCGGCAGTCACCCCTCAGACACCCACCCGATCCAGCCACTCCCGATACCCCGGCGCCTCCCGGGCAACCTCCGCATACGCCTCCCACAGCCCGGGAAACACAGAGTCCAACTCCCCCTCCGTACGCGCCGCGAGCAAC is drawn from Streptomyces liliifuscus and contains these coding sequences:
- a CDS encoding VWA domain-containing protein; translated protein: MGILTRLRNAFGKSRKGDAAAAAATPAAEPSVPAARQETAPEPVPTAAEPQVTVPAPATEPKAPKASVVDELVSAAFDNVTVPKQTSPTAEPETKAEPTEKAKPEPTAEPVAEAEPVAEPPVEAEPVAEPTAKAEPVIEPEPVVEAEPVAEAEPVVETKPEPSTKAEPVVEAEAEPVVEAEAVVEPEPVAEVKAEPVAEPEPIVAPEAEAEVKPESVVEAEAEVEAKAEPAVDAEPEAEVEAEPIAEPEPEPVVADVTPEPEPVVEPEPESVVVEAVPEAEPVVAEITPEPVAVQADEPAVADGEDAPQGPPAVDDESVTGGAGGNDNPAGGRVHHDEPAPEVTAEPTPAPLPAEPIGGAGGKTDADEGEAESEEAAPATTLTTLKTCAPGLTTAYNAAATTLTKNNLTGTRAKVYLVLDRSASMRPYYKDGSAQALGEQTLALAAHLDPTATVHVVFFSTELDGTGELALTDHENKIDELHAGLGRMGRTSYHAAVQEVLTHHEKSDAPTAPALVIFQTDGAPDAKTPATQSLTDAAKNHPGVFFSFVAFGEQDNKAFDYLRKLKTDNTAFFHAGPTPRELTDTEVYEGVLANWRP
- a CDS encoding PhoX family protein, producing the protein MRNLLPLIGSTGSHPGGRSEMTCRFRCGDACFHPAPNTSANEYVGDVIAGALSRRSMMRAAAAVTVTAAAGGAVVGAGATPAAAQAPEGTPAAFTGGKAARGLRFTPVAPNTADAVTVPEGYGQNVVIRWGEPILRGAPAFDPNRQTAQAQAGQFGYNCDFLALLPLRGERGRQLLVANHEYTDEILMFKGYDAANPTREQVEVAWAAHGLGVVVVEEDRKSGRLTAVPRHHLNRRVTATTEFRVTGPAAGSNLLKTSADPTGKKVLGTLNNCAGGETPWGTTLHGEENFNQYFANASRPTDARYGIGTGATERKWERFDKRFDVAQEPNEVHRFGYIVELDPYDPTSTPRKRTALGRFKHEGATIRLTDDGRPVAYSGDDERFDYMYKFVGSKRMRHGNSRSAREHNLTLLDEGTLYVAKLTGDSPATEIDGTGKLPADGEFDGSGTWIPLATATAKGAVSHVEGMTAEEVYVFTRLAGDKVGATKMDRPEDIQPSPHTGKVYVALTNNTNRGVGSNAKADEANPRNANKHGHILELTERRNRADATTFAWSLFLVAGDPKDPATYFAGFPKDKVSQISCPDNVAFDPHGNLWISTDGAQLGSHDGLFGVATKGDRRGELKQFLTVPKGAETCGPIVQDRRVLVAVQHPGEITGATVENPASIWPDGPGKMVRPAVVAVWRKDGCDIGT